Proteins encoded within one genomic window of Aspergillus nidulans FGSC A4 chromosome VII:
- a CDS encoding caspase family protein (transcript_id=CADANIAT00009228) — translation MHPRHTPRQVPTDIRHQITLQLQHPMHPGTLDTHLHPTAHRRFHPAHPRNLSLTRLAYARTQVRHLCQTPIHSSTLFLTLPASPPSGGQPLPPRPPSGFQPFGHGAPSNYHFQYSSCTGRRRALLIGINYFGQPNQLQGCINDVTNVSTFLAERYGYRREDMVILTDDQQNPKSLPTKANILRAMQWLVNGAVANDSLFIHFSGHGGRTPDLDGDEDDGFDDVIYPVDYRVAGHIVDDEMHDIMVRPLQPGVRLTAVFDSCHSGTALDLPYVYSTQGILKEPNLAKEAASDLFSAITSYGRGDLSGVAQTAIGFFKKAAIGDSARRRTVRTKTSPADVVMFSGSKDSQTSADTFQDGEARGALSWAFIKVLQRHPHLSYVQLLNLIRAELEGKYTQKPQLSCSHPLGKFPCWVPTRRLHI, via the exons ATGCACCCCCGCCATACCCCCCGCCAAGTTCCTACCGATATCCGCCACCAAATTACCCTCCAGCTTCAGCACCCTATGCACCCAGGGACCCTCGATACTCACCTTCACCCTACGGCACACCGCCGCTTCCACCCCGCCCATCCTCGGAATCTCAGTCTCACTCGCCTAGCTTACGCTCGTACCCAAGTGCGCCACCTTTGCCAAACCCCCATCCATTCGTCTACCCTCTTTCTAACTCTACCAGCGTCCCCGCCCTCCGGGGGTCAACCGCTCCCACCCCGGCCCCCCTCAGGTTTCCAACCCTTTGGCCATGGCGCGCCATCAAACTACCACTTCCAGTACTCCAGCTGTACCGGCCGGCGGCGCGCCCTCTTAATTGGGATAAACTACTTTGGCCAGCCGAACCAATTGCAGGGATGTATCAACGACGTGACGAACGTCTCGACATTCCTAGCGGAGCGGTATGGGTATCGGCGAGAGGACATGGTGATCCTCACAGACGACCAGCAGAACCCGAAGAGTTTGCCAACGAAAGCAAATATCCTTCGCGCGATGCAGTGGCTTGTTAACGGGGCCGTTGCGAACGACAGTCTTTTTATCCATTTTTCTG GACATGGTGGTCGGACACCCGATCTTgatggggatgaggatgatg GCTTCGACGACGTGATCTACCCGGTGGACTACCGGGTGGCCGGGCACATCGTTGACGATGAAATGCACGATATTAT GGTTCGGCCCCTTCAGCCTGGAGTCCGCCTGACGGCGGTCTTCGACTCCTGCCACTCCGGAACAGCCCTCGACCTCCCCTACGTCTACTCCACCCAG GGCATCCTCAAAGAGCCGAAcctcgccaaagaagctGCATCCGACCTGTTCTCCGCGATCACCTCCTACGGCCGCGGTGACTTGAGCGGCGTCGCGCAAACCGCCATtgggttcttcaagaaggcCGCGATAGGTGACTCGGCGCGGCGCCGGACTGTGCGCACAAAGACCTCACCGGCCGATGTAGTCATGTTTTCAGGGTCGAAGGACTCACAGACATC TGCCGACACATTCCAGGACGGCGAAGCACGGGGGGCCTTAAGCTGGGCATTTATCAAGGTGCTGCAGCGGCATCCGCACCTGAGCTATGTGCAACTGCTGAATCTGATCCGAGCGGAGCTGGAAGGGAAGTATACGCAGAAGCCGCAATTGAGTTGCAGTCATCCGTTAGGTAAGTTCCCATGCTGGGTTCCGACGAGGAGACTCCACATCTAA